The following nucleotide sequence is from Holophagales bacterium.
CGAGCTCGACTTCGGCGGGGACGTCCGCGCCACGGCCGAGGCGATCTTCGGGGGTCCGCGGAGGATCGAGGCTTTCACGGAGATGACGGCGGTGGCGGTCGAGCTCGACGAAGGCCTCGTCCTTCCCTCCCCGGATCTCCTCTCGGGCTGGTTCGAAAAGGACGGACGCGGGCTGGAGGTCGCCGCGGTGGAGGAAGGGCCCGCCGACGTCGTTCTCGTCTTCGAGGGGAGCGCGCTCGAGCGGTTCCGGCGGTCGTACAGGGCGCCCGTCGTACCGACCCCGTCGGGCCTCCCGGACGACTTCTCGTACCGCTTTCTCTTTCCGGTCGGGCAGATGACCGCGCAGTCGACGATGGTCGCGAACGTCTACCCGATCTCGCGCCGGCTCGGGCGGGTCGACGGCGCGACCAGCTGGATCGCCGGCCGGCTCATCGACGGTCCCGCCTGGACCCGCAAGGGACAGCGTCTCGCGGACGCGGTGGCCGTGGCGGCGCTCGCCGCTGCCGAGGGTGAGAGGCGCCGGGCGGTCGTGCTCATCCTCGGCCCCGAGGCCGAGGACGGGAGCCTCCTGTCGGCCGGCGAGGCCGTGAGCTTTCTCGAGAAGCTCCGGGTGCCTCTGCACGTCTGGTCGATCGGGATGAAGCTCTCGCCCGAAGCGGCCCGGTGGGGGGGAGGGCGGAAGGTTTCCAGCACCCGCCAGCTCGACCTCGCCGTCACCGAGCTCGCCGAGAGGCTGAAGCGTCAGCGGATCGTCTGGGTGGAAGGGACCCATCTTCCGCAGTCCGTGACGCCGTCCGCCGCGGCGTCCGGCGTCCGCCTGGCCCGCTGAGGCTCAGGAGCCCGAGGGCTTCACGACGGCGAAGCCGGCTTCGTTGCCCTTCTCGTCCCAGACCCCGACGCAGACGCGCGCCTCCGGTCCCGCGCTCTCGATCTCGAGCTCGTAGGTGTAGTGCCCCGCCTTCGCGGTCTCGACGTCCTGCCCCGGCACCTCGAAGGGCTGGCTCTTCCGGGTGACCTCTGAGAAGTCCCCTTCGGGCGCAACGGAGGCCACGAATACCGAGAACGTGCCTCCCACTCCTTTCGCCGTGGGCAGGAGCACGAGCGAGGCGATGGGGATGTGGATCTCCACCCGGATCCGGTACTTCCCCTTCGGACCAGGTGCTGCAGTCGACGTCGCCCAGATCGGAATGCGCGCCTGGCCGTCGGGCTTGAAGAGGTGGGCGAGGACCCGGTCCTTCATCTGCTCCTCGAGGGTCTTCTCCACGAGGGAGCCGCGCACGCGCACCTTCAGCTCGCGGTTGCGCAGGCGCACCGAGACGGAGGCGGCACGGCCGCCGCCTGCTGGCGCCGGATACCCGAGCGAGTACGAGGAGTCGAGATCGGCCGACACGCGTTCGATGAATGCCGGAACGCTCCCGGCCCCCACCGTCGCAACCCCACCCGTCTTCTCGGCGACGAAGGCGAGCGCCTCCATCTCGTTGTTCAGCGCGAGCTCCTCGCGCCCGCCGAGCGCCCCGCTCTCGGCCTCGGGCGCGATGCCGAGCGTCTCGGCCGCGGACGGCTGAGGCGACTCCAGCCCGGAGGGGAGGACCGCGTAGAGCGTGACGCCGTTCGCGTTCGCCGATCGCGTCACGTCCTCGAGGTACCGCTTCGTGTCGAACTGTCTCGTCCGAGGGTCGCCGAGGTCCGACACGTCGGAGCGGCTCTTGAGGAAGAACTCCAGGCCGGCGTACCGGGAGAAGCGGTGGGAGACGAAGACGAGGACCTTCCGCCCGTCCATCCCGCCGAGCGTCGCGGTGAGCCCCTTGAGGGCGGCGGTCTTCGCCTTCATCTCGAAGTACGCCTGCTGGGCGGCCAGCTCGGCCGACGGCTTGTACCCGCCGAAGTCCGTCCCGACGATCGGCTGGAGATATCCGCTGCCGGGGGCCGGCTCCTCGGCCAGCTGCGTGAACCAGGAGTCCTCGGCCCGCAGCATGTCGAGCTCCGCCTTCTCGGTCGCGATGCGGCCGCTCTGGCGCTCGATGGACTGGAGGGTCTCGTCGAGCCGGTCCGGGTCGCCCGTGAACGGTTGAACCGTCCGGATCGTCCGGCTCCAGGTGACGATCATCGCCTCGTCCCCCTCCCCGAGCGATTTCTCCAGGAACCCGCGAATCGAGCCGAAGAGCTCTCCCCGCTGCCGCGCGTCCGGCATCTGGAGCCGGTCGAAGAAGAGAACGATGCGACGCGGCGGGCGCGACGCGGCGGTCCCGGCTCCGGGCTCGTCGCCCGTGCGCGCCGGGGCGTCGGGTGGATCGGGTGCTTCGGCGCTCCCGGCGGGCATCGCCCCTCCCCGGATCTCGCTGAAGTTCGTGACCTGGACGGGCTTGCCGTCGTGCCGGACCTCGAAGTCGACGGCTTTCAGGCCGTGTACCGGCTTTCCCTTCGCGTCCGTCACGACGACGTCGAGGTTGAAGAGATTGAGCTCGACGGACGCGGCCGTTCGGGGGACGACCTCCGCCTGCTGGGCCGCTGAGATTCCCGGCAGGAGGAGTGCTGCGAGGAGGAATCCGGCAGGGCTCTTCATGTTCACCGCCCGCAGGCACTTCCTGTGCCAGACGGCAGCGTACTCCGCAGGATACGACGAGGAAGGTTGCCCCCGGGAGGTGGGGCGGCCGGGGGCACGCAGTCCTCGCGAGAGGCTATTTCACCTCGCAGAAGCAGTGGGCGTAGATGCCGCGGGGGTCGTTCCAGACGGAGAGGCGGTCGGCCTCGTCCGCGACGGCCCGGAGGATGGCGGCTCCGGCTCCCGCGGCCGGCTCCGGGCTGGGCGCGAGGGTGGTGCCGAACGCCGCGGCGATCCGGGTCGCGCGGACCGAGAGGCTGGCCATCAGCCGCTCCTTGAGCGACTGCTCCTTCTCGACGTACGTCACCTGGTACGTCTTGCCGAGCTTGGCCTTCGCCGCCGCCGAGGCGATCGCGTCCTGCAGGCCGCCGAGCTTGTCGACGAGGCCGCGCTCCTTCGCGTCGGCTCCGCTCCAGACCCGGCCGCGGGCAATCCTGTCTACGTCGTCGCGGCTCATCCTGCGGGCCTTGCCCACGCGCACGAGGAACTCCTCGTAGCCGTGGTTGATCATCTGCTGGATCGACTCGCCGACCCTCGGCTGCAGCTCGCGGTCGATTCGCAGGGCGCCGGCCCAGGAGGTCGTGCCGACGCCGTCGACGTGCATGCCGAGGTACTTCGCGAGCGGCTTCTCGATGGTGCGGAACATCCCGAAGATGCCGATCGAGCCCGTGATGGTCTCGGGGCTGGCCCAGATCTCGTCCGAGGAGGTCGCGATCCAGTAGCCGCCCGAGGCGGCGACGGACCCCATCGAGACGACGACGGGCTTCTTCGCTTCCTGGGCGAGCTGGAGCTCGCGGCGGATCACCTCCGAGGCGAAGGCGCTGCCGCCGCCGCTGTCGACCCGCAGGACGATCGCCTTGACCTTCTCGTCCTGCCGGGCCTTCCGGATGAGGGCGGCGGTCGAATCGCCGCCGATCCGGCCCGGTCCGGCCGACCCGTCGACGATCTCGCCCTTGGCGACGACGACGGCGACCTTGTCGCCCTTGCCCTTCGCGCCGGGCCGGTCGCTGCCGAGCGCCTCGAGGTAGTCGGCCATCGCGACCTGCTTGAACGACTTCGACT
It contains:
- a CDS encoding VWA domain-containing protein, whose amino-acid sequence is MKSPAGFLLAALLLPGISAAQQAEVVPRTAASVELNLFNLDVVVTDAKGKPVHGLKAVDFEVRHDGKPVQVTNFSEIRGGAMPAGSAEAPDPPDAPARTGDEPGAGTAASRPPRRIVLFFDRLQMPDARQRGELFGSIRGFLEKSLGEGDEAMIVTWSRTIRTVQPFTGDPDRLDETLQSIERQSGRIATEKAELDMLRAEDSWFTQLAEEPAPGSGYLQPIVGTDFGGYKPSAELAAQQAYFEMKAKTAALKGLTATLGGMDGRKVLVFVSHRFSRYAGLEFFLKSRSDVSDLGDPRTRQFDTKRYLEDVTRSANANGVTLYAVLPSGLESPQPSAAETLGIAPEAESGALGGREELALNNEMEALAFVAEKTGGVATVGAGSVPAFIERVSADLDSSYSLGYPAPAGGGRAASVSVRLRNRELKVRVRGSLVEKTLEEQMKDRVLAHLFKPDGQARIPIWATSTAAPGPKGKYRIRVEIHIPIASLVLLPTAKGVGGTFSVFVASVAPEGDFSEVTRKSQPFEVPGQDVETAKAGHYTYELEIESAGPEARVCVGVWDEKGNEAGFAVVKPSGS
- the sppA gene encoding signal peptide peptidase SppA gives rise to the protein MNDNRPHSLPRRVFSGLGRGLDQSRRVFVNVLFLVLVVGLLAAALAGGPKVPKGAALVVAPKGNLVEQVAARSPQDLVAGLAGSGRAEETLLKDVLDALAAAKDDARISAVYLDLDEMGGAGMTVLEDAAAALRDFRTSGKKVIAAGDAFDMRGYYLAAQADEVLLNPDGMVLIEGFGRYRTYYREGIDRLGITWNVFRVGEYKSAVEPYLRNDMSPEAKEADLEWLGDIWRAYLASVSKARKTTPEALTAFIEGMPELLKATGGDTAKIALEAKLVDKLAARDEVRKRMIALAGEDEKSKSFKQVAMADYLEALGSDRPGAKGKGDKVAVVVAKGEIVDGSAGPGRIGGDSTAALIRKARQDEKVKAIVLRVDSGGGSAFASEVIRRELQLAQEAKKPVVVSMGSVAASGGYWIATSSDEIWASPETITGSIGIFGMFRTIEKPLAKYLGMHVDGVGTTSWAGALRIDRELQPRVGESIQQMINHGYEEFLVRVGKARRMSRDDVDRIARGRVWSGADAKERGLVDKLGGLQDAIASAAAKAKLGKTYQVTYVEKEQSLKERLMASLSVRATRIAAAFGTTLAPSPEPAAGAGAAILRAVADEADRLSVWNDPRGIYAHCFCEVK